A genomic stretch from Acidimicrobiales bacterium includes:
- a CDS encoding patatin-like phospholipase family protein, whose amino-acid sequence MELGLVLGGGGVVGVAWEVGVLAGLADALGWDPDGARTIVGTSAGSVIGANLRHGRSIDDLVAEQRAGGLRLAGGEPGDPAAALEVFRRWAGVELMDPPTARAVGELAMSASATDEAVMLDGFRKILPAANWPEGDLRVTGVSVGTGERVVWTAASGVELAAAVTASCAVPGLFPPITVGDDRYVDGGLWSGSNADVVAGDRLGAALFIGPMGVGTTGLAAQSARALAREVDVLTLDGTALHVLEPGERFVAAAMQLMDATRRVEALEIGLAEGTDAADRLRPVLAG is encoded by the coding sequence ATGGAGCTCGGGTTGGTCCTCGGTGGTGGTGGCGTGGTCGGCGTGGCCTGGGAGGTCGGTGTGCTCGCCGGCCTGGCCGACGCCCTGGGGTGGGACCCCGACGGCGCCCGGACGATCGTGGGGACGTCGGCCGGCTCGGTGATCGGCGCCAACCTCCGCCACGGCCGCTCGATCGACGATCTCGTCGCCGAGCAGCGCGCCGGCGGGTTGCGCCTCGCGGGAGGCGAACCCGGTGACCCCGCCGCCGCCCTCGAGGTGTTCCGGCGCTGGGCGGGTGTCGAGCTGATGGACCCTCCCACCGCCCGGGCGGTGGGCGAGCTCGCCATGAGCGCCTCCGCCACCGACGAGGCGGTGATGCTCGACGGCTTCCGGAAGATCCTCCCAGCCGCCAACTGGCCCGAGGGCGACCTGAGGGTCACCGGCGTGTCGGTCGGCACCGGCGAGCGGGTGGTGTGGACCGCGGCCAGCGGGGTCGAGCTCGCCGCCGCGGTCACAGCCTCCTGCGCCGTCCCCGGCCTCTTCCCGCCGATCACCGTCGGCGACGACCGCTACGTCGACGGCGGGCTGTGGTCCGGCTCCAACGCCGACGTGGTCGCTGGTGATCGCCTCGGTGCGGCCCTCTTCATCGGGCCCATGGGCGTGGGCACGACCGGCCTGGCCGCGCAGTCGGCGCGGGCCCTCGCCCGTGAGGTCGACGTCCTCACCCTGGACGGCACTGCCCTGCACGTGCTGGAACCGGGCGAGCGCTTCGTGGCCGCAGCCATGCAGCTGATGGACGCCACCCGTCGGGTCGAGGCGCTGGAGATCGGCCTGGCCGAGGGGACCGACGCCGCCGATCGCCTCCGGCCGGTGCTCGCTGGCTGA
- a CDS encoding enoyl-CoA hydratase-related protein, with the protein MSDAAAQDRFVRVERRDDGVAVVRLDRPKVNALSMALLSQLREAAEDLTADPPGAVVVTGGDRAFAAGADIAEFGGPEEAREIGGLFRDALGAVAAIPRFTVAAITGVALGGGCELALACDWRVCADSARLGQPEILLGIIPGGGGTQRLPRLVGAARAKEIILTGRMVKADEALRIGLVDELVPAAEVNERALSKASELASGAVVAQGLAKAAIDEGVETTLAWGLDREQELFTKVFETEDSQIGVASFLEHGPGKARFTGK; encoded by the coding sequence ATGAGTGACGCTGCAGCGCAGGATCGGTTCGTGCGGGTGGAGCGGCGGGACGACGGTGTGGCCGTGGTCCGCCTCGACCGGCCCAAGGTCAACGCCCTCTCGATGGCCTTGCTCTCCCAGCTCCGGGAGGCAGCCGAGGACCTCACCGCCGACCCGCCCGGCGCGGTCGTGGTCACCGGCGGCGACCGGGCGTTCGCCGCCGGCGCCGACATCGCCGAGTTCGGGGGGCCCGAGGAGGCCCGCGAGATCGGCGGGCTGTTCCGCGACGCCCTCGGCGCGGTCGCCGCCATCCCCCGGTTCACCGTGGCGGCCATCACCGGCGTCGCCCTCGGCGGTGGCTGCGAGCTGGCCCTCGCCTGCGACTGGCGCGTCTGCGCCGACAGCGCCCGTCTCGGTCAGCCCGAGATCCTCCTCGGCATCATCCCCGGCGGGGGAGGGACCCAGCGCCTGCCGCGCCTGGTGGGCGCGGCGCGGGCCAAGGAGATCATCCTCACCGGTCGGATGGTCAAGGCCGACGAGGCGCTGCGCATCGGCTTGGTCGACGAGCTGGTGCCCGCCGCCGAGGTGAACGAGCGGGCGCTGTCCAAGGCCTCGGAGCTGGCGTCGGGCGCCGTGGTCGCCCAGGGGCTGGCCAAGGCGGCGATCGACGAGGGCGTGGAGACGACCCTGGCCTGGGGCCTCGACCGCGAGCAGGAGCTCTTCACCAAGGTCTTCGAGACCGAGGACAGCCAGATCGGTGTCGCCTCGTTCCTCGAGCACGGTCCCGGCAAGGCCCGCTTCACCGGGAAGTAG